In Dethiosulfovibrio peptidovorans, the genomic window GTCATGAAAAACCACTCCTTGGCCCTTCTCCCCTCGCCGGGAACGGGACGGAACATGAACTGCCGAAGCGGTAATCTGGAGGGGAACCTGATCCACCAAGACATGATGGAGGCCGCCGCTATGGTAGCCCCATCCTTTGCCCTCAACGTGGTCATCGGATCGGGGACCGGCACCATCGACGCTGCCCTTGCGGGGGACTGGAAGGAGGCCCATCTGGAGGCCACCCAGATCGTGGATCAAGCCGACGGAGTTCCCATTACAGAGAAGGCCGATGTGGTCATCGCATCAGCAGGAGGCTACCCCAAGGACATTAACTTCTATCAGGTTTCCAAAACTATCATGAACGGCTACGAGGCAGTGAAACACGGAGGTGCCCTCATCATCCTGGGAGAGTGCTCCGAAGGCTACGGCAACGGAGAGGTCCAGTTCATGCTGCAGGACTTCCACACCCAGGAGGAACGAGAAGCCGAACTCCGTCGGGAGTTCACCATCGCAAAATACGTAGGATATTTTGTGGGACAGGTTGCCCGGGACACCGATTTTTACCTGGTTTCCCGGATGGATCCCAAGGAACTGGAGGGAACGGGGATCATCCCAATCCAGTCTTTAGAGCAGGCCATGGAGATGATCTCCGCCAAGGGACGGGGACCGACTATCTGGCTCATGCCCACCGGCGCCAGCGTACTGCCAAAAATTTCAGGATAGAGAGATCTCTACCGAATCACCCGAAGCAGGACCATGTATATAACTGTCCCCACAAAAACGCTGAGAAACTGGTTTCGACAGACTCTATGAATCACGGCAACCGAGGCCAGGGCAATACACTCGGGAAGGCCGAAGGGAGAGGCATGAAACTGAACGTGCCTTAGGCAATAGAACACCAGAATGACCATGATAGCCCCAGGAAGAACCGTGCCCAAATACTCGACGACAGGGGGGAGCTTTGTTCTCCCCCCCAGGGTCACGTAAGGCAATCCTCGCGTGAGAGCCGTCACTGCGGCAACGACTACGAGGGTCGCCATGGGCCAGGAAGACTCAGGAGGAACCACGACGAACCTCCAACTGGCGAGTGACGCTTCCTCTGACGAAGAAGAGGACCACTAAACTGATGGTCAGAGCCGGAAGCAAAAAATGCTCCCGCCCGAGGAGCAATATGCACCCCACAGCACTCCCTGCTCCTACGAAAGAAGGAAGCCAGGTTCCCAAGCGTCGCCCTTGATCCAGAACCGCCGTAGCAAAAAACGCAGTGGCAGAGAACTCGATTCCCGCGAGAGATCCAGGTATGGATCGCCCCAGCAGAGCACCCACGGCGCAACTGAAGACCCACAGGCAATGACAGAGGACGGCGATCAAAAACATTACCCTGTCTTGATCCAAGTCCTGGGGGCACTCCAAGGACGACAACAGAGAGTACGTTTCATCGGTGAGGGTCAGCGCCATGTACGGATACGCCCGCCCCATTCGCCGAAAGGTCTCCACGAAACCTATGCCATAAAAAACGTGACGCCCGTTGACGAACAGGGTCATGATCGCAGTGGTCAGCAGAGAATCCCCCGACGCCAGGAGAGAGATCATGACGATCTGCATAGACCCAGCGTAGACCACCAATCCGACGCATACCGCCCAACGAGCGGAGAAACCGGCCTTATGGGCCAGAACACCGAAGGCGACCCCAACGAACAGGTACGAGAAAAGGAGCGGGGCAATGGCCACCAGGGCAAATCTGAGCTCCTTCAGGAGACCGTACCAGTTTCCCTCAATGAAAGAATCAGATCGACCCCACGCTGGATCTGTCTTCTCACCTGTTTGAACCCCGTTCCTCCCAAGGTTTCCCTCCGGGCCACGGCGGCCTCCAGGTCTACCAAGGACAAAAGGTCCTCCTGAGCATCCTCCGCCAGAAAAACCTGAAATTCATCCAGGTCCAGGTCGAAAAGACTTCGTCCCTCCCGGATGCACCATCCCACCAGTGCATCGACCCTTTGATGGGCCTCCCGGAAAGGAATTCCCTTCAGCACCAGGTATTCGACCACGTCGGTGGCCAGAGCCAAGCCGTCGGAGAAGCTTTCGGCGGCTCGATCGGCATCCAGCTCGACAGCGCTGATCAGCTCGGGCAAGACATCCAGGAGCGGAAGAAGGGCGTCAAAGGCGGAGAACAAGTTTCGTTTTTCCTCCTGAAGATCCCAATTATACGTCATCGGCAATCCCTTTAAGGTAACCAGAAAGTCTACCAGATGCCCCACCATCCGACCGGTGCGACCCCGGACGAGCTCAAGGGCATCGGTGTTTTTGTTCTGGGGCATCATTCTGGAACCTGCGGAGAAGCCACCGGGAAGGATCACCCACCCAAACTCGGCACTGGCGTAGAGGATCAAATCCTCAGCCAACCGACTGCAATGGACCGAGAAGATGGAGGCGAATGACAGAACGTCGAAGACGTAGTCCCTCTGCCCCACAGCGTCCATGCTGTTCTGAGACGGCCTCTCAAATCCCAGTGCTTGTGTCATGTACTCCCGATCCAGGGGCATGGTAGACCCCGCCAAGGCCCCACAGCCCAAAGGACACTCGTCAGAGACCTCCAAAGCGAACTCCAGTCGCCCGATGTCCCGACTGAAGGCCTCGAAGTAGGCCATCCAAAAATGGCCCATACTCACCGGTTGAGACTGCTGAAGATGAGTGTAGCCCGGGACGATGGTCTTATGATGAATCTCAGCACGATCGAGCAAGGCCTCCAAAAGACGGATAAGACCGTCCCTCACCTGAGCCAGGACGTCCTTCACGTAGAGCCTCATCGCGGCCTCCTCATGATCGTTCCGGTTCAGTCTGCTGTGGAGATACGCACCAGCGACACCAATTTTCTCGGTTAGCCTGTGTTCCAGGTTCATGTGCACATCCGCTAAATCCTCACCCGGGACGAACTCCCCTCGGTCAAGTTCATCCAGAATATCCTGAAAACCCCTTCGTATGGCGGAAAGGTCGCTGTCGGTTATGAGGCCCTTTTGATTCAGCATCTCAGCATAAACTAAACGTCCCCGTATATCCCACAAAGCCAGACGCCAATCGAGATCCAAGGATTGGGAAAAACGCTGGATTTTTCCGTTCGTCTCCTGAGAACAACGGCTCTTCCACATAGCAGCATCCTCCTCTCGTCACACATAAGTTCCGGTCGGATCACAGATTTGCCAGAATGAGACAACGTTCAACGGGAAATCGAGAGGACATGCCTGCAGATCGATTGATTGGAGGAGAACTCTCATCTTGAAGGCATCCCAAACTCAAATAGCCCACTAAGTCAATTGACGACAAAATCATCCAGATTCCTGTAGATATCGTACTCCTTTAGTCCTTCCTCAGAAAGCAACTGCCCAAGGCCTTGCTCGTTCTCAACCTCGTAAACGACCGGTTCATCGCCAGTGTAATCAGCAACAAGGAGATCCCCGCCCCGAGACGTCATGTCGATGAACAGGTGGAGCAGCTGTTCCAACTCGATAAGACGGATGAAGAAAAGATCATAGTCGTCATCATCCTGTATGGTCATGCCCTCTTCCTGAAAATATCGATCCATCCGATCCCGAAGTATCTCATCTGAATCACTGTCCACATACACTCCCGTAGGCCCACCGTCGGGATCTTCTTCAAAGGTCCCGATTTTGCTTCCGTCAAGATAGAGTTTCCCCTTAAAAAGCGGGTCTCCATCGACCTCTACAGGAATCATATCCCGAACCTGAACGCCCTTGATCTCGGCATGCTCAAGCACCATATCGGATCACTCCTCGAATTCCTCAAGATGATGGAGCTGATACTCCGTGGTGATCTGCTGTACCACGACACGTCCGGTACCACCGCAATCGTCACAGGGGCGGCTGTCCTCGGGACCGTAGATAAAGGCCCCCAGGCCAGCACAGCTCTTGCACACTCGTACCT contains:
- the argH gene encoding argininosuccinate lyase: MWKSRCSQETNGKIQRFSQSLDLDWRLALWDIRGRLVYAEMLNQKGLITDSDLSAIRRGFQDILDELDRGEFVPGEDLADVHMNLEHRLTEKIGVAGAYLHSRLNRNDHEEAAMRLYVKDVLAQVRDGLIRLLEALLDRAEIHHKTIVPGYTHLQQSQPVSMGHFWMAYFEAFSRDIGRLEFALEVSDECPLGCGALAGSTMPLDREYMTQALGFERPSQNSMDAVGQRDYVFDVLSFASIFSVHCSRLAEDLILYASAEFGWVILPGGFSAGSRMMPQNKNTDALELVRGRTGRMVGHLVDFLVTLKGLPMTYNWDLQEEKRNLFSAFDALLPLLDVLPELISAVELDADRAAESFSDGLALATDVVEYLVLKGIPFREAHQRVDALVGWCIREGRSLFDLDLDEFQVFLAEDAQEDLLSLVDLEAAVARRETLGGTGFKQVRRQIQRGVDLILSLRETGTVS
- a CDS encoding branched-chain amino acid transporter AzlD gives rise to the protein MATLVVVAAVTALTRGLPYVTLGGRTKLPPVVEYLGTVLPGAIMVILVFYCLRHVQFHASPFGLPECIALASVAVIHRVCRNQFLSVFVGTVIYMVLLRVIR
- a CDS encoding branched-chain amino acid transporter AzlC encodes the protein MKELRFALVAIAPLLFSYLFVGVAFGVLAHKAGFSARWAVCVGLVVYAGSMQIVMISLLASGDSLLTTAIMTLFVNGRHVFYGIGFVETFRRMGRAYPYMALTLTDETYSLLSSLECPQDLDQDRVMFLIAVLCHCLWVFSCAVGALLGRSIPGSLAGIEFSATAFFATAVLDQGRRLGTWLPSFVGAGSAVGCILLLGREHFLLPALTISLVVLFFVRGSVTRQLEVRRGSS